A genomic window from Phoenix dactylifera cultivar Barhee BC4 chromosome 7, palm_55x_up_171113_PBpolish2nd_filt_p, whole genome shotgun sequence includes:
- the LOC103717185 gene encoding cell wall / vacuolar inhibitor of fructosidase 2-like: protein MASTLPHLLLLLSLLALSLSTRTPTLIQKTCSTTTYYDFCVSSLQSDPESPKADVRGLSTIAIHLAISNATNTSSYTTTLARSAADPSLRAVLRECAAKYSNAGEALQWSLDALSTESYDYAFVHVSAAAEYPNVCRVLFRQYPRLPYPVEMARREEVLEHLCTIALEIISLLG from the coding sequence ATGGCTTCCACTCTTCCTCACctcctcctgctcctctctctcctcgcGCTCTCCCTCTCCACCCGAACCCCCACCCTCATCCAAAAGACGTGCAGCACCACAACCTACTACGACTTCTGCGTCTCTTCTCTCCAGTCCGACCCTGAGAGCCCCAAGGCCGACGTCAGGGGCCTCTCCACCATCGCCATCCACCTCGCTATCTCCAATGCCACCAACACCTCCTCCTACACCACCACCCTCGCCCGTTCCGCCGCCGACCCCTCGCTCCGGGCCGTCCTCCGGGAGTGCGCCGCCAAGTACAGCAACGCCGGCGAGGCGCTGCAATGGTCGCTCGACGCCTTGTCGACCGAGTCCTACGACTATGCCTTTGTCCACgtgagcgccgccgccgagtaTCCCAACGTCTGCCGTGTCTTGTTCCGGCAGTACCCCCGGCTGCCGTACCCGGTAGAGATGGCAAGGAGGGAGGAGGTGTTGGAGCACTTGTGCACCATAGCTTTGGAAATTATATCGCTTCTTGGCTGA